A genomic window from Fibrobacter sp. UWR3 includes:
- a CDS encoding glycosyltransferase — protein MEKKLLFDLQVTQPQRKARFHGAGKYGIAIFKRLMQMAPDKLAVYYDENAYLDEDAVELIKKNNNTIYKSGKISVFDAARREGGVLYVPMIGAHIYPYPPKDIQFITTQHDLRHFILKRDLYYPVMDDRKFAFLRFFAYKVKDALLGYYQRKKIFSRIENFLNRDNVHFVTVSEYSKKCFLKNCPNIQSGKVKVCWAPSTIDTALNIDELKNEYGKYWLLVGVNRYEKNGARAIKTFDKIFSEYPEISGRVIVTGLARWNQIRMNVKNKNRFSLLGYVDERKLKALYHFAYAFVYPTLSEGFGYPPVEAMHEGCPVITSAVASVPEVCGQSVIYFNPYSINDMKKKILMMENAMVRQEYAKKSKMQYNTIRSRQDDDLTLFCNYILAFLE, from the coding sequence ATGGAAAAAAAATTATTATTTGATTTACAGGTTACTCAACCTCAGAGAAAAGCCAGATTTCATGGAGCCGGCAAGTATGGAATTGCTATTTTTAAAAGACTAATGCAAATGGCTCCCGATAAGCTTGCTGTGTATTATGACGAAAATGCTTATCTTGATGAAGATGCTGTAGAACTCATAAAGAAGAATAATAATACTATTTACAAGAGTGGAAAAATCTCAGTTTTTGATGCTGCTAGAAGGGAAGGTGGCGTTTTGTATGTGCCAATGATCGGTGCTCATATATACCCATATCCTCCAAAGGACATTCAGTTCATAACAACTCAGCATGATTTAAGGCATTTTATCTTGAAAAGAGATTTATACTATCCAGTAATGGATGATCGTAAATTTGCTTTTTTACGTTTCTTTGCTTACAAGGTGAAAGATGCATTATTGGGCTATTATCAAAGAAAAAAAATTTTTTCTAGAATTGAAAATTTTTTGAATCGTGATAATGTGCACTTTGTTACTGTTTCGGAGTATTCAAAAAAGTGTTTCCTGAAAAATTGTCCAAACATTCAGAGTGGAAAGGTGAAAGTATGTTGGGCTCCATCTACAATAGATACAGCGCTGAACATAGATGAGTTAAAAAATGAGTATGGGAAATATTGGCTTTTGGTTGGGGTTAATAGATATGAAAAAAATGGTGCTAGGGCTATTAAAACATTTGATAAAATTTTTTCAGAATATCCAGAGATTTCTGGTCGAGTGATTGTAACTGGATTGGCTCGCTGGAATCAAATTCGGATGAATGTAAAAAATAAGAATAGGTTTTCTTTGTTGGGGTATGTTGATGAGCGTAAATTAAAGGCGCTATATCATTTTGCGTATGCTTTTGTTTATCCCACGCTAAGCGAAGGTTTTGGGTATCCGCCTGTTGAAGCGATGCATGAAGGGTGCCCGGTAATTACATCTGCTGTAGCATCTGTTCCTGAAGTGTGTGGTCAGTCTGTTATTTACTTTAATCCGTATTCGATAAATGACATGAAAAAAAAGATTCTGATGATGGAAAATGCTATGGTTCGACAAGAGTATGCGAAAAAATCAAAAATGCAGTATAACACTATTCGTTCTAGACAAGATGATGATTTGACCCTTTTCTGTAATTACATTCTTGCTTTTTTGGAGTAA